The following are encoded in a window of Flavobacterium sp. WC2421 genomic DNA:
- the aspS gene encoding aspartate--tRNA ligase — protein MYRSHNCGELNASHINTEVTLAGWVQKSRDKGFMNWVDLRDRYGITQLIFDEGRTEKTVFELAKTLGREFVIQVKGTVIEREAKNKNIATGEIEILVTELNILNAALTPPFTIEDETDGGEDIRMKYRYLDIRRNPVKNSLLFRHKVAMEVRKYLSDLDFCEVETPYLIKSTPEGARDFVVPSRMNEGQFYALPQSPQTFKQLLMVGGMDKYFQIVKCFRDEDLRADRQPEFTQIDCEMAFVEQEDILNVFEGLTRHLLKEIKGIEVDKFPRMTYEHAMKTYGNDKPDIRFGMEFGQLNEVAKSKEFPVFNAAELVVGIAVPGAGNYTRKEIDALIEWVKRPQVGASGMVYVKCNEDGTYKSSVDKFYDQADLSNWAKTTGAQAGDMIFVLSGPADKTRAQLSALRMELATRLGLRNPAEFAPLWVVDFPLLEFDEESGRYHAMHHPFTSPKPEDMHLLETNPGKVRANAYDMVLNGNEIGGGSIRIHDKATQQLMFKYLGFTEDEAKAQFGFLMDAFQFGAPPHGGLAFGLDRLVAILGGQETIRDFIAFPKNNSGRDVMIDAPSPIDETQLKELHIKLS, from the coding sequence ATGTATAGAAGTCATAATTGTGGCGAATTAAATGCCTCACATATAAATACTGAAGTAACTTTAGCTGGTTGGGTTCAAAAATCTCGTGACAAAGGATTTATGAATTGGGTTGATTTAAGAGATCGTTATGGTATTACACAATTAATTTTTGACGAAGGTCGTACTGAGAAAACGGTATTTGAACTAGCAAAAACTCTTGGACGTGAATTTGTAATTCAAGTTAAAGGAACGGTTATCGAACGTGAAGCCAAAAACAAAAACATTGCTACAGGAGAAATTGAAATTTTAGTTACTGAACTAAACATTTTGAACGCCGCCTTAACACCACCTTTCACTATTGAAGATGAAACAGATGGTGGTGAAGACATTCGAATGAAATACCGATACCTTGATATAAGAAGAAATCCTGTAAAAAACAGTTTGCTTTTTCGTCATAAAGTAGCCATGGAAGTTCGAAAATATCTTTCTGACTTGGATTTTTGTGAAGTAGAAACTCCATACCTAATTAAATCAACACCAGAGGGAGCTAGAGATTTTGTTGTACCTTCTCGAATGAATGAAGGACAATTCTATGCTTTACCTCAATCCCCACAAACCTTCAAACAATTATTGATGGTAGGTGGAATGGACAAATATTTCCAAATCGTGAAATGTTTCCGTGATGAAGATTTACGTGCGGACAGACAGCCAGAATTCACACAAATCGATTGCGAAATGGCATTTGTAGAACAAGAAGACATTTTAAATGTTTTTGAAGGACTTACCCGTCATTTACTAAAAGAAATAAAAGGAATTGAAGTAGATAAATTTCCTCGTATGACGTATGAACATGCCATGAAAACCTACGGGAATGACAAACCAGATATCCGTTTTGGAATGGAGTTTGGACAATTAAACGAAGTAGCTAAAAGCAAGGAATTCCCGGTTTTCAATGCTGCTGAATTAGTTGTCGGAATCGCCGTTCCAGGAGCTGGAAACTACACCAGAAAAGAAATTGACGCATTAATCGAATGGGTAAAGCGTCCACAAGTTGGTGCTTCAGGAATGGTTTATGTGAAATGTAACGAAGATGGGACTTATAAATCATCTGTAGATAAATTTTATGACCAAGCTGATTTATCCAATTGGGCAAAAACTACAGGAGCGCAAGCTGGAGATATGATCTTTGTACTATCTGGTCCTGCTGACAAAACAAGAGCGCAACTAAGTGCCTTGCGTATGGAACTAGCTACACGATTAGGTCTAAGAAATCCTGCAGAATTTGCACCATTATGGGTTGTTGATTTCCCATTATTGGAATTTGATGAAGAATCAGGACGTTATCATGCTATGCATCACCCCTTTACTTCACCAAAACCAGAAGACATGCACTTATTAGAAACCAATCCAGGAAAAGTTCGTGCCAATGCATATGACATGGTTTTGAATGGAAATGAAATTGGAGGAGGTTCTATACGTATCCATGATAAAGCAACACAACAATTAATGTTTAAATATTTAGGATTTACTGAGGATGAAGCCAAAGCACAATTTGGATTCCTAATGGACGCATTCCAGTTTGGAGCCCCGCCACACGGAGGATTAGCTTTTGGATTAGATCGATTAGTTGCTATCTTAGGAGGTCAAGAAACAATACGTGACTTCATTGCTTTCCCTAAAAACAATTCAGGTAGAGATGTGATGATTGATGCGCCGTCTCCTATTGACGAAACACAATTAAAAGAACTACACATCAAATTAAGCTAA
- a CDS encoding cold-shock protein, producing the protein MRTGTVKFFNESKGYGFITDEETGKDIFVHASGINAEELREGDRVSYEEEEGRKGKVAAKVAVI; encoded by the coding sequence ATGCGTACAGGTACAGTTAAATTTTTCAATGAGTCAAAAGGTTACGGATTCATTACAGACGAAGAAACAGGAAAAGACATTTTTGTTCACGCTTCAGGAATCAACGCGGAAGAATTACGCGAAGGTGACAGAGTTAGCTATGAAGAAGAAGAAGGAAGAAAAGGAAAAGTTGCTGCGAAAGTAGCAGTTATCTAA
- a CDS encoding NADH-quinone oxidoreductase subunit D, which translates to MSELLLPPEHRYAKIIKEKLNEDGSELSILNLGPTHPATHGIFQNILLMDGERILEAEPTIGYIHRAFEKIAENRPFYQITPLTDRMNYCSSPINNMGWWMTLEKLLDIEVPKRAQYLRVIVMELARITDHIICNSILGVDTGAYTGFLYVFQFREKVYEIYEEICGARLTTNMGRIGGFERDWSPEAFRKLDVFLEEFPAAWKEFENLFERNRIFIDRTVNVGAISAEQAMAYGFTGPNLRAAGVDYDVRVAQPYSSYEDFDFVIPVGKSGDTYDRFCVRNAEVWESLSIIRQALAKMPEGNDFHADVPDYYLPPKEDVYTNMESLIYHFKIVMGEVPIPVAEIYHPVEGGNGELGFYLVTDGSRTPYRLHFRRPCFIYYQAYPDMIKGSLLSDAIVILSSLNVIAGELDA; encoded by the coding sequence ATGTCAGAACTATTATTACCACCAGAGCATCGATATGCTAAAATAATAAAAGAGAAGCTAAACGAAGATGGAAGCGAGCTTTCAATTCTAAATTTAGGTCCTACTCACCCCGCTACGCACGGAATTTTTCAAAACATTTTGTTGATGGATGGGGAGCGAATTTTAGAAGCGGAACCTACTATTGGTTATATTCATAGAGCTTTTGAAAAAATAGCTGAAAACCGTCCTTTTTACCAAATTACACCACTTACAGACCGAATGAATTATTGCTCGTCTCCTATTAACAATATGGGATGGTGGATGACTTTGGAAAAACTACTGGATATTGAAGTACCGAAGCGTGCACAATATTTAAGAGTAATTGTAATGGAGTTAGCCAGAATTACAGATCATATTATTTGCAACTCTATTTTAGGAGTAGATACAGGAGCTTATACTGGTTTCCTTTATGTATTTCAATTTAGAGAAAAAGTATACGAAATCTACGAAGAAATTTGTGGAGCTCGATTGACAACTAATATGGGAAGAATTGGTGGTTTCGAAAGAGATTGGTCACCAGAAGCTTTTAGAAAATTAGATGTTTTTTTAGAAGAGTTTCCAGCAGCTTGGAAAGAATTTGAAAACCTATTCGAAAGAAACAGGATTTTTATTGATAGAACAGTTAATGTAGGTGCAATTTCTGCTGAACAAGCTATGGCTTATGGCTTCACAGGTCCTAACTTACGTGCTGCAGGTGTTGATTATGATGTACGTGTTGCACAACCATATAGCTCTTATGAAGATTTTGACTTTGTAATTCCTGTTGGAAAATCAGGAGATACTTACGATCGTTTTTGCGTTCGTAATGCCGAAGTTTGGGAAAGCTTAAGTATCATTCGTCAAGCATTAGCAAAAATGCCAGAAGGAAATGATTTTCATGCAGATGTTCCAGACTATTATCTTCCTCCAAAAGAAGATGTATACACTAATATGGAGTCATTAATCTATCATTTCAAAATTGTAATGGGAGAAGTTCCTATTCCAGTGGCAGAAATATATCATCCTGTTGAAGGTGGAAATGGGGAACTAGGTTTTTATTTAGTAACAGACGGAAGTCGTACTCCTTATAGATTGCATTTTAGAAGACCTTGTTTTATTTATTACCAAGCCTATCCAGATATGATAAAAGGTTCATTACTATCAGATGCGATTGTTATTTTATCAAGTTTAAATGTAATCGCAGGAGAATTAGACGCATAA
- a CDS encoding NADH-quinone oxidoreductase subunit C encodes MALETIEIQDKLTETFGATVFNFNQERDVFSLEVASDKITAVILFLKNDPILRFHFLTDLCGIHYPDNEVDRQFAIVYHMHNWYENKRIKIKAFINGEKPEIKTISNIFLSSNWMERETYDFYGVNFIGHPQLKRILNMDEMISFPMRKEFPMEDGGRTDKDDRFFGRTIDNC; translated from the coding sequence ATGGCTTTAGAAACAATAGAAATTCAGGATAAATTGACAGAGACATTTGGTGCTACGGTCTTCAATTTTAATCAAGAAAGAGATGTGTTTTCATTAGAAGTAGCTTCCGACAAAATAACGGCAGTGATCCTTTTTTTGAAAAATGACCCTATATTGCGTTTTCACTTTTTAACTGATTTATGTGGTATTCATTATCCAGATAACGAAGTAGACAGACAGTTTGCAATTGTATATCATATGCACAATTGGTACGAAAACAAACGCATAAAAATTAAGGCCTTTATTAATGGTGAAAAACCAGAAATAAAAACAATATCAAACATTTTCTTAAGCTCCAATTGGATGGAAAGAGAAACGTATGATTTTTATGGAGTTAACTTTATTGGTCACCCTCAATTGAAACGTATTTTAAATATGGATGAGATGATTTCTTTTCCAATGCGAAAAGAGTTCCCAATGGAAGACGGCGGAAGAACCGATAAAGACGACCGTTTTTTCGGTAGAACAATAGACAATTGCTAA
- a CDS encoding NADH-quinone oxidoreductase subunit A: protein MQSDQLNYIPILIQFILAVGFVVGTIIVSGKLGPKRKSEIKDKNFECGVESVGNARIPFSVKYFLVAILFVLFDVEVIFLYPWAINFKELGMEGMVKMVIFMLLLLVGFFYIIKKKALVWE from the coding sequence ATGCAATCTGATCAACTAAATTATATTCCCATTTTAATACAGTTTATACTTGCTGTAGGATTTGTAGTAGGAACCATTATCGTTTCTGGCAAATTAGGACCAAAAAGAAAGTCAGAAATCAAAGACAAAAACTTTGAATGTGGCGTTGAATCCGTTGGTAATGCACGTATTCCTTTCTCTGTTAAATACTTTCTAGTCGCGATATTATTTGTTCTATTTGATGTGGAAGTAATTTTCCTGTATCCATGGGCAATTAACTTCAAAGAACTAGGAATGGAAGGAATGGTGAAAATGGTAATTTTCATGCTTTTACTATTGGTTGGATTTTTCTATATCATCAAAAAGAAAGCGTTAGTTTGGGAATAA
- a CDS encoding 2Fe-2S iron-sulfur cluster-binding protein has translation MKVTIDGQSIEVEPGTTILQAARMIGGESVPPAMCYYSKLKGSGGKCRCCLVEVAKGSEADPRPMPKLMASCVTGCMDGMEVNSKSSDRVREARQSVTEFLLINHPLDCPVCDQAGECDLQDLSFEHGKSKSRFIEEKRTFEPENIGPNIQLHMNRCILCYRCVMVADQLTDNRVHGVMDRGDHSNISTCISKAIDNEFSGNMIDVCPVGALTDKTFRFKSRVWFNKPYDAHRECTTPGCCGKTTVWMFGDEIQRVTGRKDVYHEVEEFICNECRFDHKDPADWVIEGPREFDKDSVINQNNYTQKLDTVTIATEEGILKGREQDRKKISMPAIPLDKEDQEKFNHGNL, from the coding sequence ATGAAAGTAACAATAGACGGTCAAAGCATAGAAGTAGAACCAGGAACAACTATCCTGCAAGCAGCACGTATGATTGGTGGTGAATCTGTTCCCCCAGCGATGTGCTATTATTCTAAACTAAAAGGAAGCGGTGGAAAATGCCGTTGTTGTTTAGTGGAAGTAGCTAAAGGTAGTGAAGCAGATCCAAGACCTATGCCAAAATTGATGGCTTCTTGTGTAACAGGATGCATGGATGGTATGGAAGTAAACAGCAAATCTTCAGATAGAGTAAGAGAAGCGAGACAATCTGTAACTGAATTTTTATTGATCAATCACCCTTTAGATTGTCCAGTTTGTGACCAAGCGGGAGAATGCGATTTACAAGATTTAAGTTTTGAACACGGAAAATCAAAAAGCCGTTTCATAGAAGAAAAAAGAACATTCGAACCAGAAAATATAGGTCCAAATATTCAATTACATATGAACCGTTGTATCCTTTGTTACCGTTGTGTAATGGTTGCTGATCAATTGACAGACAATCGTGTACATGGAGTTATGGACAGAGGAGATCATTCGAATATTTCTACTTGTATTTCCAAAGCAATTGACAATGAATTCTCTGGAAATATGATCGATGTATGTCCAGTAGGTGCATTAACTGACAAAACATTCCGTTTCAAATCAAGAGTTTGGTTCAACAAACCCTACGATGCACACAGAGAGTGTACTACTCCAGGATGTTGTGGAAAAACTACGGTTTGGATGTTTGGTGACGAAATTCAAAGAGTTACAGGTCGTAAAGATGTGTACCATGAAGTAGAAGAATTCATTTGTAATGAATGTCGTTTTGACCACAAAGATCCAGCGGACTGGGTTATTGAAGGACCAAGAGAATTTGATAAAGATTCGGTTATCAATCAAAACAATTACACACAAAAACTAGACACAGTAACGATTGCTACCGAAGAAGGAATTCTAAAAGGTAGAGAACAAGATCGTAAAAAGATAAGCATGCCTGCTATCCCATTGGATAAAGAAGATCAAGAAAAATTTAATCACGGAAATCTTTAA
- the nuoE gene encoding NADH-quinone oxidoreductase subunit NuoE, protein MKCTPYKQEINMTDELMNRINELISHYPADKRKSALLPVLHEVQDAHENWLSTELMDKVAEIIQILPIEVYEVVSFYSMYNQKPIGKYMFEFCQTSPCCLKGTEDLMDYTCEKLGVKIGETTADGLFEVKGVECLGACGYAPMMQLGDFYKENLTEDKIDQLIADCRDNKIILHDK, encoded by the coding sequence ATGAAATGTACCCCTTACAAACAAGAAATAAATATGACTGACGAGTTGATGAATCGCATCAATGAATTAATTAGTCATTATCCCGCAGACAAACGAAAATCAGCTTTATTACCCGTTCTACACGAAGTGCAAGATGCTCATGAAAATTGGCTTAGCACAGAACTAATGGACAAAGTCGCTGAAATTATTCAAATTCTACCAATTGAAGTCTATGAAGTAGTTTCGTTCTACTCCATGTACAATCAAAAACCTATTGGAAAATATATGTTTGAATTTTGTCAAACTTCTCCTTGTTGTTTAAAAGGAACTGAAGATTTGATGGACTATACTTGTGAAAAATTGGGCGTTAAAATAGGTGAAACCACTGCTGACGGTCTATTTGAAGTAAAAGGAGTTGAATGTCTAGGTGCTTGTGGATACGCACCAATGATGCAATTGGGTGATTTTTACAAAGAAAACCTTACCGAAGACAAAATTGATCAGTTAATCGCTGATTGTAGAGATAATAAAATAATATTACACGATAAATAA
- a CDS encoding NADH-quinone oxidoreductase subunit B has translation MSDSNIKMVAPPEGVVGEGFFATKLNDVVGMARANSLWPLPFATSCCGIEFMATMASHYDLARFGSERVSFSPRQADMLMVMGTISKKMAPILRQVYEQMAEPRWVIAVGACASSGGIFDTYSVLQGIDKVIPVDVYVPGCPPRPEQIVDGVMKLQELVRTESVRRRSSPEYQELLASYNIK, from the coding sequence ATGAGCGATTCGAATATAAAAATGGTTGCCCCGCCAGAAGGTGTTGTAGGAGAAGGATTCTTCGCTACAAAACTGAATGATGTAGTAGGAATGGCTCGCGCCAATTCACTTTGGCCATTGCCTTTTGCAACTTCATGTTGTGGAATTGAATTTATGGCTACTATGGCATCACATTATGATTTAGCACGATTTGGATCTGAACGCGTTAGTTTTTCTCCTCGTCAAGCAGATATGTTAATGGTAATGGGAACTATTTCTAAAAAAATGGCTCCAATTTTACGTCAGGTATACGAGCAAATGGCAGAACCTCGCTGGGTAATTGCTGTTGGTGCTTGTGCTTCTTCAGGAGGAATTTTTGATACGTATTCTGTATTACAAGGTATAGACAAAGTAATCCCTGTAGATGTATATGTTCCTGGATGTCCGCCAAGACCAGAGCAAATAGTAGATGGAGTAATGAAATTACAAGAATTAGTTAGAACAGAATCTGTAAGAAGAAGAAGTTCTCCAGAATACCAAGAATTATTGGCTTCTTATAATATCAAATAA
- the nuoF gene encoding NADH-quinone oxidoreductase subunit NuoF → MSKKILLDKINVPGIKTYEVYRKEGGYASVEKAMKAMTPDEVVEEVKKSGLRGRGGAGFPAGMKWSFIDKKSGKPRHLVCNADESEPGTFKDRYLMEFIPHLLIEGMITSSFALGANLSYIYIRGEYMWVYKILERAIAEAKAAGWLGKNILGTGYDLELYVHCGAGAYICGEETALIESLEGKRGNPRIKPPFPAVSGLWANPTVVNNVETIASVPWIVNNSGDEYAKIGIGRSTGTKLISASGHVKNPGVYEIELGLSVYEFMNSDEYLGGMSSDRPLKALVPGGSSVPILPADLIYKTANGDDRLMTYESLSDGGFATGSMLGSGGFIVYNDTSCVVRNTWNFARFYHHESCGQCSPCREGTGWLEKVLWRIENGQGREEDIDLLWSIQSKIEGNTICPLGDAASWPVAAAIRHFRDEFEYHVRFPEKIKNRNHFVEEPFAQVKHLVTKQTV, encoded by the coding sequence ATGTCAAAAAAAATATTATTAGATAAAATAAACGTTCCCGGAATCAAAACTTACGAAGTATATCGTAAAGAAGGTGGCTACGCATCTGTAGAGAAAGCAATGAAAGCAATGACTCCTGACGAAGTTGTTGAAGAAGTAAAAAAATCAGGACTTCGTGGTCGTGGTGGTGCTGGATTCCCTGCTGGAATGAAATGGAGTTTTATTGATAAAAAATCAGGAAAACCAAGACATTTAGTTTGTAATGCCGATGAATCAGAACCAGGAACTTTCAAAGACCGTTATTTGATGGAATTTATTCCTCATTTATTGATCGAAGGAATGATTACTTCTAGTTTTGCATTGGGTGCAAACCTATCGTATATCTACATTCGTGGAGAATACATGTGGGTTTATAAAATATTAGAAAGAGCCATTGCCGAGGCGAAAGCAGCCGGTTGGTTAGGAAAAAATATATTAGGTACAGGTTACGACTTAGAACTTTACGTTCACTGTGGGGCTGGTGCTTACATCTGTGGTGAAGAGACTGCATTAATTGAATCATTAGAAGGAAAAAGAGGAAATCCTCGTATCAAGCCACCATTTCCAGCAGTTTCTGGATTGTGGGCAAATCCTACTGTGGTAAATAATGTAGAAACAATTGCTTCAGTGCCATGGATTGTAAACAATTCAGGTGATGAATATGCCAAAATAGGGATTGGAAGATCTACTGGAACTAAATTAATTTCTGCTTCAGGACATGTAAAAAACCCTGGTGTTTATGAAATTGAATTGGGCTTATCTGTTTATGAATTTATGAATTCTGACGAATATCTTGGCGGAATGAGTTCTGATAGACCTTTGAAAGCTTTAGTACCTGGAGGATCATCTGTACCCATTTTACCTGCTGATTTAATTTATAAAACAGCAAACGGTGATGATCGTTTGATGACGTATGAGTCTTTAAGTGATGGAGGATTTGCAACAGGATCAATGCTAGGTTCTGGAGGATTTATCGTTTACAATGACACTTCTTGTGTTGTACGAAACACTTGGAACTTTGCTCGTTTTTACCACCATGAAAGCTGTGGACAATGTTCCCCTTGTCGTGAAGGAACAGGCTGGTTAGAAAAAGTATTGTGGCGTATTGAAAACGGACAAGGTCGTGAAGAAGATATTGATTTGCTTTGGAGTATTCAAAGTAAAATTGAAGGTAACACGATTTGCCCACTTGGAGATGCTGCTTCATGGCCAGTAGCAGCAGCTATTCGTCATTTTAGAGATGAATTTGAATACCATGTTCGTTTCCCAGAAAAAATAAAAAATAGAAATCACTTTGTAGAAGAACCATTTGCTCAAGTAAAGCACTTAGTAACAAAACAAACAGTTTAA
- a CDS encoding toxin-antitoxin system YwqK family antitoxin — translation MKKYIMIAAVLISGMIFAQNKEPKLEAVGNMVKVTYHHENGQVQQEGFYKNGKLQGQWVSFDANGNKLAVAEYDKGQKVGKWFYWNDSVLSEVDYSDNRVASVKNWKKDNLVNVD, via the coding sequence ATGAAAAAATATATAATGATTGCAGCCGTGTTAATTTCAGGTATGATATTCGCACAAAATAAAGAACCAAAATTAGAAGCTGTTGGAAATATGGTGAAAGTTACTTATCACCATGAAAATGGACAAGTACAACAAGAAGGATTTTATAAAAACGGAAAATTGCAAGGACAATGGGTTTCTTTTGATGCCAATGGGAATAAATTAGCAGTTGCTGAATACGATAAAGGACAAAAAGTTGGTAAATGGTTTTACTGGAATGATTCCGTTCTAAGTGAAGTTGATTATTCGGATAATAGAGTTGCTTCTGTTAAAAACTGGAAAAAAGATAATTTAGTTAACGTTGATTAA